The following proteins are encoded in a genomic region of Pangasianodon hypophthalmus isolate fPanHyp1 chromosome 26, fPanHyp1.pri, whole genome shotgun sequence:
- the fdx1 gene encoding adrenodoxin produces the protein MSFSTAARRLVGLRISRSSWILSRGANTSSKTLSSLSRLSDPNKDLIRKRDITSCNVVQPLRSENKVTVNFINRDGEKITVKASPGDTLLDVVVQQDLDIDGYGACEGTLACSTCHLIFEEETYKQLGPISDEEMDMLDLAYGLTDTSRLGCQICLTKSLDGMTVRVPESSADIRQSDGSA, from the exons ATGTCTTTTTCAACGGCAGCTAGGAGATTAGTTGGTTTGAGAATTTCGCGGAGCTCCTGGATACTTtcaaggggtgccaatacttcatCGAAAACTTTGTCATCGCTGAGCAGACTATCTGACCCGAATAAAGACCTCATTCGTAAAAGAGACATAACCTCCTGCAATGTTGTGCAGCCTCTCAG GTCGGAAAACAAGGTGACTGTTAATTTCATCAATCGTGACGGAGAAAAGATTACAGTCAAGGCTTCCCCTGGTGACACACTATTAGATGTTGTTGTTCAACAAGACCTTGACATTGATGGTTATG GAGCATGTGAGGGAACTCTAGCTTGCTCCACGTGTCATCTCATCTTTGAAGAGGAGACATATAAACAGCTTGGACCAATTAGTGATGAGGAAATGGATATGCTGGATCTTGCCTATGGTCTCACAGATAC GTCTCGtctgggttgccagatctgcctAACAAAATCTCTGGATGGCATGACGGTGCGTGTTCCTGAGAGCTCGGCAGACATCAGACAGTCAGATGGCTCTGCCTAG